A window from Streptomyces sp. NBC_00335 encodes these proteins:
- a CDS encoding gamma carbonic anhydrase family protein, whose translation MLIDHEGFSPTVHPTAYVAPTATLCGDVRVGAGCRVLFGAVLTAEGGPVELGEGCIVMENAVLRGTRRDPLSLGRQVLVGPGSYLTGCSVADEVFLATGSRVFNGARIGTRSEVRINGIVHLRTVLPADSMVPIGWVAVGDPARILPPQDHEAIWAVQKGLDFPGYVFGLERPADGESLMPGISERFGRALGRHRDDRQI comes from the coding sequence ATGTTGATCGATCACGAGGGCTTCTCGCCGACCGTGCATCCCACGGCCTATGTCGCGCCGACCGCGACCCTGTGCGGGGACGTGCGGGTCGGAGCAGGGTGCCGGGTGCTGTTCGGCGCCGTGCTCACCGCCGAAGGCGGCCCGGTGGAACTCGGCGAGGGCTGCATCGTGATGGAGAACGCGGTCCTGCGCGGGACACGCCGCGACCCGCTGAGCCTGGGCAGGCAGGTCCTGGTCGGCCCGGGCTCGTACCTGACCGGATGCTCGGTTGCGGACGAGGTGTTTCTGGCAACCGGCAGCAGGGTGTTCAACGGCGCGCGGATCGGGACGCGCTCAGAGGTGCGCATCAACGGCATCGTGCACCTGCGCACGGTGCTGCCCGCCGACTCGATGGTGCCGATCGGCTGGGTGGCCGTGGGCGACCCGGCGCGGATTCTTCCGCCGCAGGACCACGAGGCGATCTGGGCCGTGCAAAAGGGCCTGGACTTCCCTGGCTACGTCTTCGGCCTGGAGCGACCAGCTGACGGCGAAAGCCTTATGCCGGGCATCTCCGAGCGTTTCGGCCGGGCCCTTGGGCGCCATCGCGACGACCGCCAGATCTGA
- a CDS encoding nuclear transport factor 2 family protein yields the protein MSLATPANTRPVVEELLRRIGEGDPERIAELYAEQGDWKLDWPEAEHGRTATPWIRHRSTRADAVAHYRELAEHHVPERVATEVERILVDGSDAVVLGEIRQTARPTGRAYTARFALHLTVVDGLVTRHHVYEDSLAVAQAFEAKDR from the coding sequence ATGTCCCTAGCCACACCTGCCAACACGCGCCCCGTGGTTGAGGAGTTGCTGCGCAGAATTGGCGAGGGCGACCCCGAGCGCATCGCCGAACTGTATGCCGAGCAGGGTGATTGGAAGCTCGACTGGCCGGAGGCCGAGCACGGCCGTACTGCCACGCCGTGGATCCGTCACCGGTCCACCCGTGCTGACGCCGTGGCCCACTACCGCGAACTCGCCGAGCACCACGTGCCGGAGCGTGTGGCGACCGAGGTCGAGCGCATCCTTGTCGACGGAAGCGACGCGGTCGTGCTGGGTGAGATCCGCCAGACCGCCCGGCCCACCGGACGTGCCTACACGGCGCGGTTCGCTCTGCATCTCACCGTCGTGGACGGCCTTGTCACCCGGCACCACGTCTACGAGGACAGCCTGGCCGTCGCCCAGGCATTCGAAGCGAAGGATCGGTGA
- a CDS encoding DUF6968 family protein, producing MTGGSVVDIQLGEVIAHRDVVADRKDGSSFPVAVRLWAPRRDSDPAGDWVCPCRLDGLGESRVWMIHGIDAVQALQLAFVCLKGQLAAVAEEEGLTFTWLGESGLAPGDVLG from the coding sequence ATGACTGGGGGATCTGTGGTGGACATCCAGCTCGGCGAGGTCATCGCACACCGCGACGTCGTCGCCGACCGCAAGGACGGGAGCTCCTTCCCCGTGGCCGTCAGGCTCTGGGCACCGCGCCGTGACAGCGATCCGGCCGGCGACTGGGTCTGCCCGTGCCGGCTCGACGGGCTCGGAGAATCCAGGGTCTGGATGATCCACGGGATCGACGCCGTCCAAGCCCTCCAGCTCGCCTTCGTATGTCTCAAGGGGCAGCTCGCCGCCGTCGCCGAAGAAGAGGGGCTCACCTTCACCTGGCTCGGAGAGTCGGGACTCGCCCCCGGCGACGTTCTCGGCTGA
- a CDS encoding class F sortase: MPDGRRWGNRTLGSLTALAAGVGIWLITTDDSAQPPPQPSESQGLLGAQRRLLGELRDDRRHDPAPTASARPQAMAPAVPERVRIPSLRIDAPLAGLGLESDRSLQAPPPDDKNLAGWYADGASPGSDGTALIAGHVDNKQGPAVFYRLGAMKKGERVEVERRDGTTAVFTVYAVEVHDRKGFPDQQVYGATGRPELRLITCGGTYAKETGYPANVVVYARLTGAEERTR, encoded by the coding sequence GTGCCGGATGGACGTCGTTGGGGCAACCGGACGCTCGGATCCCTGACCGCACTGGCGGCAGGTGTGGGGATCTGGCTGATCACCACCGACGACTCGGCTCAGCCGCCACCCCAACCCTCGGAGAGCCAAGGCCTCCTCGGTGCTCAACGCCGCCTCCTCGGAGAGCTGCGCGACGACCGCAGGCATGACCCCGCGCCCACGGCGAGTGCCCGGCCGCAGGCCATGGCCCCGGCCGTGCCCGAACGCGTTCGCATACCCTCGCTGCGCATCGACGCCCCACTGGCGGGGCTGGGCCTGGAGAGCGACCGCAGCCTCCAAGCGCCCCCGCCCGACGACAAGAACCTCGCCGGCTGGTACGCGGACGGCGCATCCCCCGGATCCGACGGCACGGCCCTGATCGCCGGACACGTCGACAACAAGCAGGGCCCTGCCGTCTTCTACCGGCTGGGAGCCATGAAGAAGGGCGAGCGCGTAGAAGTGGAACGCCGGGATGGGACGACCGCGGTGTTCACCGTCTACGCGGTCGAGGTCCACGACCGCAAGGGCTTCCCGGACCAACAGGTGTACGGAGCCACGGGCCGCCCCGAACTGCGCCTCATCACGTGCGGCGGCACGTACGCGAAGGAGACCGGCTACCCGGCCAACGTCGTCGTCTACGCCCGTCTCACTGGTGCGGAGGAGCGCACGCGCTGA
- a CDS encoding lytic polysaccharide monooxygenase auxiliary activity family 9 protein, producing MSVRRSAARIATLSLTPLGIAVYAALPAAAHGSMTDPVSRVAACYAEGPENPSSAACKAAVAASGKQAFYDWNAVNIPDAGGRSSQIIPDGRLCSAGNPTFKGLDLPRGDWPASSMTSGQRTFRYKGTAPHAGGFQLYITKDGYDPTKPLKWSDLEDEPFASVNSPQMQGQDYVFTGTVPQRTGRHLIYAIWQRSDSPEAFYSCSDVVFGADNGGSTTGGASTGGSSTGGSGTGGSGSTSGSGSTGSTGSTGGTPSAKPSKPGKPSKPGRPGRGRWDRIGTPDCPYAKAPTDTQITQGARMSSVEHAGHGDDDPGTNAASSTHGIRPNGGSAPLDGENLAETGGSSTTPLIALTGTVVLALGVTSRILIARRRRTR from the coding sequence GTGTCCGTTCGCCGTTCAGCCGCCCGTATCGCCACGCTCAGTCTCACGCCGCTCGGCATCGCCGTGTACGCCGCCCTCCCGGCGGCCGCGCACGGCTCGATGACCGACCCGGTCAGCCGGGTCGCCGCCTGCTACGCGGAAGGACCGGAGAATCCGAGTTCGGCGGCATGCAAGGCCGCCGTTGCGGCCAGCGGCAAGCAGGCGTTCTACGACTGGAACGCGGTCAACATCCCCGACGCGGGCGGCCGCAGCAGCCAGATCATCCCCGACGGACGGCTCTGCTCCGCCGGCAACCCCACCTTCAAGGGCCTGGACCTGCCCCGCGGGGACTGGCCCGCCAGCTCGATGACCTCGGGGCAGCGCACCTTCCGCTACAAGGGGACCGCCCCGCATGCCGGCGGCTTCCAGCTCTACATCACCAAGGACGGTTACGACCCCACCAAACCGCTGAAGTGGTCCGACCTCGAAGACGAGCCGTTCGCGAGCGTCAACAGCCCCCAGATGCAGGGCCAGGACTACGTCTTCACCGGTACCGTGCCCCAGCGCACCGGACGCCACCTCATCTACGCGATCTGGCAGCGCTCCGACAGCCCCGAAGCCTTCTACAGCTGCTCCGACGTCGTCTTCGGCGCCGACAACGGCGGCAGCACCACGGGTGGGGCGTCCACCGGAGGGTCCTCCACGGGCGGGAGCGGCACCGGCGGCTCGGGCAGCACCTCGGGATCAGGGTCCACCGGTTCCACGGGGTCCACCGGCGGCACACCGAGCGCCAAGCCCTCGAAGCCGGGCAAGCCCAGCAAGCCGGGCCGCCCCGGGCGCGGCCGCTGGGACCGGATCGGCACGCCCGACTGCCCCTACGCCAAGGCCCCCACCGACACGCAGATCACCCAGGGCGCGCGCATGTCCTCCGTGGAGCACGCGGGCCACGGCGACGACGACCCCGGCACCAACGCCGCGTCCTCCACCCACGGCATCAGGCCCAACGGCGGCTCCGCTCCCCTCGACGGCGAGAACCTCGCCGAAACGGGCGGCAGCAGCACCACCCCTCTCATCGCCCTCACCGGCACCGTCGTCCTCGCCCTCGGCGTCACCTCCAGGATCTTGATCGCCCGACGCCGCCGCACCCGCTGA
- a CDS encoding NAD(P)-dependent oxidoreductase, with protein sequence MSTVALLGTGIMGTGMARNLLRSGQEVRVWNRTREKAAALAADGAVVADSPADAVAGADVVITMLADGAAVARAMAAAVEGLSAGQVWAQMGTVGLADIDELAAFAGEHGMVFVDAPVQGTRQPAEDGTLVVLVGGPADPRLDPVFAAVGSSVLRVGEEPGSATRLKLATVGYAITVTAAVGEALALAEGLGVDPDLFARVVTGGPMDSPYLQTKMRAVLDRDFTPSFTVRGAEKDTGLIADAAESAGVSVDLAVAARARFHRADALGHGDEDMAAGYFAGFPDQP encoded by the coding sequence ATGAGCACCGTCGCGCTGCTGGGGACCGGAATCATGGGGACGGGGATGGCACGGAACCTGCTGCGGTCCGGGCAGGAGGTCCGGGTCTGGAACCGGACCCGGGAGAAGGCGGCCGCGCTGGCCGCCGACGGTGCGGTCGTCGCCGACAGCCCGGCCGATGCGGTGGCCGGGGCGGACGTGGTGATCACCATGCTGGCCGACGGCGCGGCGGTGGCCCGGGCCATGGCCGCCGCCGTGGAGGGGTTGAGCGCCGGTCAGGTGTGGGCGCAGATGGGCACGGTCGGCCTGGCCGACATCGATGAACTGGCCGCCTTCGCCGGCGAACACGGGATGGTCTTCGTGGACGCCCCGGTGCAGGGCACCCGCCAGCCCGCCGAGGACGGGACCCTGGTGGTGCTGGTCGGCGGCCCGGCCGACCCGCGGCTGGACCCGGTCTTCGCCGCCGTCGGGAGCAGCGTGCTGCGGGTCGGGGAGGAGCCCGGGTCCGCGACCCGGCTGAAGCTGGCCACCGTCGGGTACGCGATCACCGTGACGGCCGCGGTCGGCGAGGCCCTGGCGCTGGCCGAGGGGCTGGGGGTGGACCCGGACCTGTTCGCGCGGGTCGTGACCGGCGGCCCGATGGACAGCCCGTACCTCCAGACCAAGATGCGGGCCGTACTGGACCGGGACTTCACGCCGAGTTTCACGGTGCGCGGCGCCGAGAAGGACACCGGTCTGATCGCCGACGCGGCGGAGTCGGCCGGGGTGTCGGTGGACCTGGCCGTCGCCGCGCGGGCCCGTTTCCACCGCGCCGACGCCCTGGGCCACGGCGACGAGGACATGGCGGCCGGCTACTTCGCGGGCTTCCCCGACCAGCCCTGA
- a CDS encoding ATP-binding protein, protein MRPLDAVGPVGAADPVGDCRPAVAGAQPGPFPDGVHWADLSPLPDERLLVATVADALDLADHTARTPAAAVRQWIGGRRLLLVLDCCEHLVTAVRGLVRELLDAAPHLVLLLTSRQPLGLADEHVLDIGPLPHAADPSGPEEALSLFTRRAATAAPGQAPPWTEARLEAARSVCARLEGVPLALELAAAQLTDHTIEELAERLARRIGPLAAPAPVRPPRHRALRTAIGWSHEWCTPRERLLWLRLSVFGGSFDLEAARAVCRAAPLTETDIPPLLDALVAKSVVRRGADGSYRMLDTIREYGAMWRDEAGEREALREAHAAYFTELVRTAERDWLGPAQRIGYRRVEAVHKDLCAALEHHLATAPERALDLAARAGFYWACCGHLHAARGYLERALAAARPEEVHPRTRVRALWALGVTLLLQGEQEQAHRIAIGCEALAAGLDEGPEGDAGPALDAAYLLGLSHLLAGRPLAARIVSDNALEAFPGTPFDSGPRIRCHLVRVFALTGTGLFTDAREEAELLRAGCAERGEHWTRAYADYQLALICLFEGRPAESAVHARAMLESKRELGDSFGTALGLDLLAAARAATGDGAGAARAYGTGQAFWQAVGHPQRGTPELASVREEFERTARGELGDQAYEAAFREGLRHGHTLRTRPHPYEG, encoded by the coding sequence ATGCGCCCACTGGACGCCGTCGGTCCAGTGGGCGCCGCCGACCCGGTAGGGGATTGCCGCCCGGCGGTGGCCGGCGCCCAGCCGGGCCCCTTCCCCGACGGGGTCCACTGGGCCGACCTCTCCCCGCTGCCCGACGAGCGACTGCTCGTGGCCACCGTGGCCGACGCCCTGGACCTCGCCGACCACACCGCCCGTACCCCGGCCGCAGCGGTGCGGCAATGGATCGGCGGGCGCCGGCTGCTCCTCGTACTGGACTGCTGCGAGCATCTGGTGACCGCCGTACGGGGCCTCGTACGGGAGTTGCTCGACGCCGCCCCGCACCTCGTCCTGCTGCTCACCAGCAGGCAGCCGCTCGGACTGGCGGACGAACACGTGCTGGACATCGGCCCGTTGCCGCACGCCGCGGACCCGTCGGGCCCCGAGGAAGCCCTATCCCTGTTCACCCGGCGGGCCGCCACCGCCGCCCCCGGGCAGGCGCCGCCCTGGACCGAGGCCCGGCTCGAGGCCGCCCGCTCCGTGTGCGCCCGCCTCGAAGGGGTACCCCTCGCGCTGGAACTGGCCGCCGCGCAGTTGACCGACCACACCATCGAGGAGCTGGCCGAGCGGCTCGCCCGCAGGATCGGCCCGCTGGCCGCACCCGCGCCCGTCCGGCCGCCGCGCCACCGCGCGCTGCGCACCGCCATCGGCTGGAGCCATGAGTGGTGCACGCCGCGCGAACGGCTCCTGTGGCTGAGGCTGTCCGTCTTCGGCGGCTCCTTCGACCTGGAGGCCGCACGCGCCGTCTGCCGCGCCGCCCCGCTCACCGAGACGGACATCCCGCCGCTGCTCGACGCGCTGGTCGCCAAGTCCGTCGTACGCCGAGGCGCGGACGGCTCGTACCGGATGCTGGACACGATCCGGGAGTACGGGGCCATGTGGCGCGACGAGGCCGGGGAGCGCGAGGCGCTCCGGGAGGCGCACGCCGCGTACTTCACCGAGCTCGTGCGCACCGCCGAGCGGGACTGGCTCGGGCCCGCCCAGCGGATCGGATACCGCAGGGTCGAGGCGGTGCACAAAGACCTGTGCGCGGCCCTCGAACACCACCTGGCCACCGCCCCCGAACGGGCCCTGGACCTGGCCGCCCGGGCCGGCTTCTACTGGGCCTGCTGCGGCCACCTGCACGCCGCCCGCGGCTACCTGGAGCGGGCGCTGGCCGCCGCACGGCCCGAGGAAGTGCACCCGCGGACCCGGGTGCGCGCCCTGTGGGCCCTCGGGGTGACCCTGCTGCTCCAGGGCGAACAGGAGCAGGCCCACCGGATCGCCATCGGCTGCGAGGCCCTGGCCGCGGGGCTCGACGAGGGCCCGGAGGGGGATGCGGGCCCGGCGCTGGACGCCGCGTACCTGCTGGGCCTGAGTCACCTGCTGGCCGGACGGCCGCTGGCCGCGCGGATCGTCTCCGACAACGCCCTCGAAGCCTTCCCCGGCACGCCGTTCGACTCGGGGCCCCGGATCCGCTGCCACCTCGTACGGGTCTTCGCGCTCACCGGAACGGGCCTGTTCACCGACGCCCGGGAAGAGGCCGAACTGCTGCGCGCCGGCTGCGCCGAGCGGGGCGAACACTGGACCCGGGCCTACGCCGACTACCAACTGGCCCTGATCTGCCTCTTCGAGGGCCGCCCCGCCGAGTCCGCCGTACACGCCCGCGCCATGCTGGAGAGCAAGCGGGAGCTGGGCGACAGCTTCGGCACGGCGCTCGGCCTCGATCTGCTCGCGGCGGCCCGCGCCGCGACCGGAGACGGGGCCGGCGCGGCCCGCGCGTACGGCACGGGCCAAGCCTTCTGGCAGGCCGTCGGCCACCCGCAGCGCGGGACACCCGAACTGGCCTCCGTACGCGAGGAGTTCGAGCGCACGGCACGCGGGGAGCTCGGCGACCAGGCGTACGAGGCGGCCTTCCGCGAGGGCCTGCGGCACGGCCACACCCTGCGGACCCGCCCCCACCCGTACGAGGGCTGA
- a CDS encoding NAD(P)H-dependent oxidoreductase, whose product MKTLIVYAHPEPKSLNSSLKDLAVSTLEGAGHEVRVSDLYAMGWKAVVDAADYGRHASSPLKVALDSGRAFEAGELTPDVLAEQEKLLWADTVIFQFPLWWYTMPAILKGWVDRVFTYRFAYGVGEHSATQYGERFGEGTLAGRRALLSVTVGGPESHYAARGINGPIDDLLFPIHHGILYYPGIEALPPFVLYSTDRMSGEDYADVAKAWVERLLTLESTEPIAFRRQNFGEYEIPSLHLKEGLEPAGRTGFGLHVR is encoded by the coding sequence GTGAAGACGCTGATCGTCTACGCCCACCCCGAGCCGAAGTCGCTCAACAGCTCGCTGAAGGACCTGGCGGTCTCCACCTTGGAGGGCGCCGGCCACGAGGTGCGGGTGAGCGATCTGTACGCGATGGGCTGGAAGGCCGTCGTGGACGCCGCGGACTACGGCCGCCACGCATCGAGTCCGCTGAAGGTCGCCCTGGACTCGGGCCGGGCCTTCGAGGCCGGGGAGCTCACCCCGGACGTGCTCGCCGAGCAGGAGAAGCTGCTGTGGGCCGACACGGTCATCTTCCAGTTCCCGCTGTGGTGGTACACGATGCCCGCGATCCTCAAGGGCTGGGTGGACCGGGTGTTCACCTATCGCTTCGCGTACGGAGTCGGCGAACACAGCGCCACCCAGTACGGGGAGCGCTTCGGCGAAGGCACCCTCGCGGGCCGCAGGGCCCTGCTGTCGGTGACCGTCGGCGGCCCGGAGTCGCACTATGCCGCTCGCGGTATCAACGGCCCCATCGACGACCTGCTGTTCCCGATCCACCACGGGATCCTCTACTACCCGGGGATCGAGGCGCTGCCGCCGTTCGTGCTGTACAGCACGGACCGGATGTCCGGCGAGGACTACGCGGACGTCGCGAAGGCCTGGGTGGAGCGGCTGCTCACCCTGGAGTCGACCGAGCCCATCGCCTTCCGGCGGCAGAACTTCGGCGAGTACGAGATCCCCTCGCTGCACCTGAAAGAGGGCCTGGAGCCCGCGGGCCGCACGGGCTTCGGGCTGCACGTGAGATGA
- a CDS encoding helix-turn-helix transcriptional regulator — protein MDDLAGFLRTRRARVNPAAVGIPTDSRRRVEGLRREEVAHLSGVSVDYYVRLEQGRATQPSEQVLDALARVLGLDETERGHLYRLSRQRRRRAKAPGGRIRPEVLRVLDLVAGAPALIMDHRLDALAGNRLAELLFGRPMPGLNTARHIFLEEAERGLYADWEQCTLDVVGHLRLAAGQYPEDPKLASLIGELAMGSERFRRLWARADVRARTHGRKAFRHPLVGLLELHQENFALPGESGMELLVLSAAPGSPAEDGLRLLAGLGADSTDARPPANVPVRD, from the coding sequence ATGGACGATCTTGCGGGCTTCCTGCGGACCCGGCGCGCACGGGTCAATCCGGCGGCCGTCGGCATCCCCACCGACAGCCGCCGCCGGGTCGAGGGGCTGCGCCGCGAAGAGGTCGCGCACCTGTCCGGTGTCAGCGTCGACTACTACGTGCGCCTGGAGCAGGGCCGTGCGACCCAGCCCTCCGAGCAGGTCCTCGACGCGCTCGCCCGGGTCCTCGGCCTCGACGAGACCGAGCGCGGGCACCTCTACCGGCTCTCCCGGCAGCGCCGCCGCCGCGCGAAGGCGCCGGGCGGGCGGATCCGCCCGGAGGTGCTGCGCGTCCTCGACCTCGTCGCCGGCGCACCCGCGCTGATCATGGACCACCGGCTCGACGCGCTGGCCGGGAACCGCCTCGCCGAGCTCCTCTTCGGCCGGCCGATGCCGGGCCTGAACACCGCCCGGCACATCTTCCTGGAGGAGGCCGAGCGCGGCCTCTACGCGGACTGGGAGCAGTGCACCCTCGACGTGGTCGGGCACCTGCGCCTGGCCGCGGGCCAGTACCCCGAGGACCCCAAACTGGCTTCGCTCATAGGCGAACTGGCGATGGGCAGCGAGCGGTTCCGCCGGCTGTGGGCCCGTGCGGACGTGCGCGCCCGCACCCACGGCCGCAAGGCGTTCCGCCACCCGCTGGTCGGACTGCTGGAACTGCACCAGGAGAACTTCGCGCTGCCGGGCGAATCCGGCATGGAACTGCTGGTCCTGTCCGCGGCCCCCGGCAGCCCCGCCGAAGACGGCCTCCGGCTGCTCGCGGGCCTGGGCGCGGACAGCACCGACGCCCGCCCCCCGGCGAACGTCCCGGTACGGGACTGA
- a CDS encoding FadR/GntR family transcriptional regulator: MTTEGPGGPGGAGGPGGQGLHSRVLDTIGLAITAGEHPPGSVLRTDEIAERFEASRTVVREVVRVLESMQLVESRRRVGVTVRPTEEWNVYDPRVIRWRLAGADRPRQLRSLTVLRSAIEPVAAGLAALRATPEQCAELTEAALGMVRTSRGHQLDGYLHHDIAFHRIVLNASGNEMFARLGDVVAEVLTGRTRHAVMFHDPDPAAVTLHVRVAEAVREGDAAAAEALTRQIAVGALEELDVLAP; the protein is encoded by the coding sequence ATGACCACTGAAGGGCCGGGCGGACCGGGCGGAGCGGGCGGGCCGGGCGGCCAAGGGCTCCACTCCCGCGTACTGGACACGATCGGCCTGGCGATCACGGCGGGGGAGCACCCACCCGGCAGCGTGCTGCGCACCGACGAGATCGCCGAACGCTTCGAAGCCTCCCGGACCGTGGTCCGCGAAGTGGTCCGCGTGCTGGAGTCGATGCAGCTGGTCGAGTCCCGCCGCCGGGTCGGCGTCACCGTCCGCCCCACGGAGGAGTGGAACGTCTACGACCCGCGCGTCATCCGCTGGCGCCTCGCCGGCGCGGACCGCCCCCGCCAGTTGCGCTCGCTCACCGTGCTGCGCTCGGCCATCGAACCGGTCGCGGCCGGACTCGCGGCGCTGCGGGCCACCCCCGAGCAGTGCGCCGAGCTCACCGAGGCTGCCCTGGGCATGGTCCGCACCTCACGCGGCCACCAGCTCGACGGATACCTCCACCACGACATCGCCTTCCACCGGATCGTGCTCAACGCCTCCGGCAACGAGATGTTCGCGCGGCTCGGCGACGTCGTCGCCGAGGTCCTGACCGGGCGCACCCGGCACGCGGTGATGTTCCACGACCCGGACCCGGCCGCCGTCACCCTGCACGTCCGGGTCGCCGAGGCCGTACGGGAGGGCGACGCGGCCGCCGCGGAGGCGCTGACGCGGCAGATCGCGGTGGGCGCGCTGGAGGAACTGGACGTACTCGCTCCCTAG
- a CDS encoding gluconokinase, which yields MTRVIVVMGVAGTGKTTVGRLLADALALPYAEGDAFHPAANVAKMSAGTPLDDADRRPWLDAIGEWMRNRAGIGGGVVSASSLKRAYRDRLRAIAPDTVFVHLTGERPLIEERMAARKGHFMPTTLLDSQFATLEPLQPDELGVLVDVSGAPEEITARALAALRRLPAPVA from the coding sequence ATGACGCGCGTCATTGTGGTGATGGGTGTGGCCGGGACGGGAAAGACGACCGTGGGCCGGCTGCTCGCCGACGCGCTCGCCCTCCCCTACGCGGAGGGCGACGCCTTCCACCCGGCGGCCAACGTCGCCAAGATGTCCGCCGGCACCCCCCTGGACGACGCGGACCGCCGGCCCTGGCTGGACGCGATCGGCGAATGGATGCGCAACCGGGCCGGGATCGGCGGCGGGGTCGTCTCCGCCTCCTCCCTCAAGCGGGCCTACCGCGACCGGCTGCGGGCCATCGCGCCGGACACCGTCTTCGTCCACCTCACCGGCGAACGGCCGCTGATCGAGGAGCGCATGGCCGCGCGCAAGGGGCACTTCATGCCCACCACGCTGCTGGATTCGCAGTTCGCCACGCTGGAGCCGCTCCAGCCGGACGAACTCGGCGTCCTCGTCGACGTGTCCGGAGCCCCGGAGGAGATCACCGCGCGGGCGCTCGCCGCCCTGCGCCGCCTCCCGGCGCCGGTCGCGTAA
- a CDS encoding GntT/GntP/DsdX family permease: MTSLSAETLAAAATEPITSAGNTQLGIAVLAGIAVIVLLITRLKLHAFLALTLGSLALGVFAGAPLAKTVSSFTAGLGATVAGVGVLIALGAILGKLLADSGGADEIVDTILARAKGRAMPWAMVLIASVIGLPLFFEVGIVLLIPVVLLVAKRGNYSLMRIGIPALAGLSVMHGLIPPHPGPLVAIDALHANLGLTLALGVLVAIPTVVIAGPVFSRYAARWVDIPAPDHMVPQRPSEELEHRPSFGATVFTVLLPVALMLMKALVDIVVNDPANAVQRVTDVAGSPLIALLAAVLVGMFTLGRAAGFTKARLSVTVEKSLAPIAGILLIVGAGGGFKATLIDVGVGQMIMDLSEHWAIPTLLLAWLIAVAIRLATGSATVATISAAGLVAPLAAGMSSTETALLVLAIGAGSLFFSHVNDAGFWLVKEYFGMTVGQTLKTWSVMETIISVVGLGFVLLLSLVL; this comes from the coding sequence GTGACCAGTCTCAGCGCCGAGACTCTCGCAGCGGCCGCCACCGAGCCGATCACCTCGGCCGGCAACACCCAGCTGGGGATCGCCGTCCTCGCGGGCATAGCCGTCATCGTCCTGCTCATCACCCGCCTCAAGCTGCACGCCTTCCTGGCGCTGACGCTCGGTTCGCTCGCCCTCGGGGTGTTCGCCGGCGCTCCCCTGGCCAAGACCGTCTCCAGCTTCACGGCCGGGCTCGGCGCCACCGTCGCGGGGGTCGGCGTACTGATCGCGCTCGGCGCCATCCTCGGGAAGCTGCTCGCCGACTCGGGCGGCGCGGACGAGATCGTGGACACCATCCTGGCGCGCGCCAAGGGCCGGGCCATGCCCTGGGCGATGGTGCTGATCGCCTCGGTGATCGGCCTCCCCCTCTTCTTCGAGGTCGGCATCGTGCTGCTGATCCCGGTGGTCCTGCTGGTGGCCAAGCGGGGCAACTACTCGCTCATGCGGATCGGCATCCCCGCGCTGGCCGGGCTGTCCGTGATGCACGGGCTGATCCCGCCGCACCCCGGTCCGCTGGTCGCCATCGACGCGCTCCACGCCAACCTGGGGCTCACCCTCGCGCTCGGCGTGCTCGTCGCCATCCCGACCGTCGTCATCGCGGGCCCGGTGTTCTCCCGGTACGCGGCCCGGTGGGTGGACATCCCGGCGCCCGACCACATGGTCCCGCAGCGGCCCTCGGAGGAGCTCGAACACCGCCCGAGCTTCGGGGCGACGGTCTTCACGGTGCTGCTGCCGGTGGCCCTGATGCTGATGAAGGCCCTGGTCGACATCGTGGTCAACGATCCGGCCAACGCGGTCCAGCGGGTCACCGACGTGGCGGGCTCCCCGCTGATCGCGCTGCTCGCGGCGGTGCTCGTGGGCATGTTCACCCTCGGCCGGGCGGCCGGGTTCACCAAGGCGCGGCTGTCCGTGACGGTGGAGAAGTCGCTGGCCCCGATCGCGGGCATCCTGCTGATCGTGGGTGCGGGCGGCGGCTTCAAGGCGACGCTGATCGACGTGGGCGTCGGCCAGATGATCATGGACCTGTCCGAGCACTGGGCGATACCGACCCTGCTGCTGGCCTGGCTCATCGCCGTGGCCATCCGCCTGGCGACGGGCTCGGCGACGGTCGCCACCATCTCCGCGGCCGGACTGGTGGCCCCGCTCGCGGCGGGCATGTCGTCCACGGAGACGGCCCTGCTGGTCCTCGCCATCGGAGCGGGGTCCCTGTTCTTCAGCCACGTCAACGACGCCGGGTTCTGGCTCGTGAAGGAGTACTTCGGCATGACGGTCGGCCAGACCCTCAAAACCTGGTCGGTGATGGAGACGATCATCTCGGTGGTCGGCCTGGGCTTCGTCCTGCTGCTGTCCCTGGTCCTCTGA